One window from the genome of Cucumis melo cultivar AY chromosome 12, USDA_Cmelo_AY_1.0, whole genome shotgun sequence encodes:
- the LOC103485656 gene encoding sulfite exporter TauE/SafE family protein 5-like, with the protein MKKTQFVLPFFILSLSINVSNAKQIKPFSDYTSIHHFLNKTQQWLTTHQAPFHQTHLPISPPIVVAGVLCFIAASFSSAGGIGGGGLYLPILTIVAGVDLKTASSLSAFMVTGGSIANVLRNLCSKSGGKCLINFDIALLTEPCMLLGVSIGVICNLSFPEWVTTILFAIFLAWSTLKTCKSGMVYWKMESEERMNNGCKLEDGLENENEAKPVEEPLLPTQENCRWRLPSMKLGALVLVWSCFYLIYLLCGNRDVRGLLPIETCGTGYWIIFSLQVPVAIAFTLWILYKQKSRQPEDSSQKELEEARPAIEPSKKLIFPVMAFLAGILGGMFGIGGGMLISPFLLQVGIVPEITAATCSFMVFFSATMSACQYLLLGMEHAEIAIIFAIVCFIASVLGLVVVQKAIRDHGRASLIIFSLSIVMALSTVLMTTFGALNVFRDYIAGNPMGFKSPC; encoded by the exons ATGAAGAAAACCCAATTCGTCTTACcctttttcattctttctctttCCATTAATGTTTCTAACGCCAAACAAATCAAACCCTTTTCCGATTACACTTCCATTCATCACTTTCTTAACAAAACCCAACAATGGCTAACCACCCACCAAGCCCCTTTCCATCAAACCCATCTTCCCATTTCTCCTCCCATTGTAGTTGCCGGAGTTCTCTGTTTTATCGCTGCTTCTTTTTCCAGCGCCGGCGGGATTGGCGGCGGCGGGCTTTATTTACCTATTTTGACGATTGTAGCCGGTGTTGACCTCAAAACAGCCTCAAGTCTCTCGGCTTTTATGGTAACTGGAGGGTCGATTGCGAATGTGTTGAGAAATTTATGTTCCAAATCAGGGGGGAAATGTTTGATTAATTTTGATATTGCTCTTTTAACTGAACCTTGCATGTTGTTAGGAGTGAGTATTGGAGTTATATGCAACCTTTCGTTTCCTGAATGGGTTACTACtattttatttgctatttttcttgcTTGGTCTACCTTGAAAACTTGTAAAAGTGGGATGGTGTATTGGAAAATGGAATCTGAAGAGCGTATGAATAATGGGTGTAAATTAGAAGATGGATTAGAGAATGAAAACGAAGCTAAACCTGTTGAAGAACCTCTGTtgcctacacaagaaaattgtagATGGAGACTTCCTTCAATGAAATTGGGGGCTTTGGTTCTGGTCTGGTCTTGTTTCTATCTCATTTATCTTCTTTGTGGCAACCGAGATGTAAGG GGTCTTTTACCAATCGAGACATGTGGAACGGGTTACTGGATTATCTTTTCGCTTCAAGTTCCGGTGGCCATAGCTTTCACTCTCTGGATTCTTTACAAACAGAAGAGCCGTCAACCTGAAGATTCCTCTCAGAAG GAGTTGGAAGAAGCGCGACCAGCAATTGAACCATCAAAGAAACTGATCTTCCCAGTAATGGCATTTTTAGCTGGGATTTTGGGTGGCATGTTTGGGATTGGTGGTGGCATGCTTATAAGCCCTTTCCTTCTCCAAGTTGGAATAGTTCCTGAG ATAACGGCTGCAACTTGCTCCTTCATGGTGTTCTTCTCGGCTACAATGTCAGCTTGCCAGTATTTGCTGCTGGGAATGGAGCATGCTGAAATTGCAATCATCTTCGCTATCGTTTGCTTCATCGCTTCCGTGCTCGGGTTAGTAGTGGTTCAGAAGGCGATTCGTGATCATGGAAGAGCATCTCTCATAATCTTTTCACTTAGTATAGTGATGGCTTTGAGTACTGTTTTGATGACCACATTTGGTGCCCTTAATGTTTTCAGGGACTACATTGCTGGAAACCCTATGGGATTTAAATCACCTTGTTAA
- the LOC103489199 gene encoding cysteine-rich receptor-like protein kinase 44: protein MVWLTFSSSPSLFLGFLIFFFLPFCHRNRMAMAQDDLGWFCDNAEGNYTTNSPYKANLNHLLSTFTTNQIDYGFYNLSYGHDHKAYAIGLCRGDVRPDTCRSCLTNSITLLTNNCPTQTNAIVWYEDCFFRYSDRSLFGTLDLSPTRFVVLPVTNNVSDARFTQLATDLLQQLTPRAASGDSRLKYAAGRIAVPNFPVLSGAVQCTPDLNSDDCSNCLDASIAQVRDAYDTVPRVRIMKPSCNIRFDINRLFQDPPASSPPPNFSNTTTTTNTSPRGNKARKLVLVLVPIIVVVLAALLLIIIIILRARNSNKKNEIANEESLQFDFDTIKIATNGFSDANQLGRGGFGAVYKGRLPDGQNIAVKRLFQGSKQGDEEFKNEIVLVAKLQHRNLAQLLGFCFKQNEKLLIYEFVENSSLEKFLFDPIQRESLDWNTRYNIIQDIVRGLVYLHEDSQLRIIHRDLKVSNILLDAEMNAKISDFGTARLFEHDQTRGDTRKIVGTYGYMAPEYAWHGKLSVKSDVFSFGVLVLEILTGQKNNRAQTNKEISESLISHAWRSWQSGNSLDIVDPCLKSGSKIEMARCIHVGLLCVQENPLERPTMTTVLLMLNSGSTTLPRPSEPAFFINSNYSKMSEQFVDHSSTQDVNELSITELYPR from the exons ATGGTTTGGTTAACATTCAGCTCTTCTCCTTCCCTCTTCTTGggttttctaatcttcttcttcctaccCTTTTGCCATCGCAACCGCATGGCAATGGCCCAAGATGATCTCGGATGGTTCTGCGATAATGCAGAAGGAAACTACACCACTAACAGTCCCTACAAAGCCAATCTAAACCACCTCCTTTCCACTTTCACAACCAATCAAATCGACTACGGCTTCTACAACCTCTCCTACGGCCATGACCACAAAGCTTATGCTATTGGTCTATGCAGAGGAGACGTTAGACCTGACACTTGCAGAAGCTGCCTCACCAACTCAATAACCCTTCTCACCAATAACTGTCCCACCCAAACTAATGCCATTGTTTGGTACGAAGACTGTTTTTTTCGTTACTCCGACCGCTCTCTATTCGGCACATTGGACCTTTCCCCCACTCGCTTTGTGGTGCTGCCCGTGACCAATAATGTTTCGGACGCTAGGTTTACTCAGTTAGCCACTGATTTGCTTCAACAACTCACTCCTAGAGCTGCATCCGGTGATTCCCGTTTGAAGTATGCCGCTGGAAGAATTGCTGTCCCCAATTTTCCTGTCCTTTCTGGGGCTGTGCAGTGTACTCCTGATTTGAATTCCGATGATTGCTCCAACTGCCTGGATGCTTCAATTGCACAAGTTCGAGATGCTTATGATACGGTCCCAAGAGTTAGGATTATGAAACCCAGTTGTAATATTCGATTTGACATCAACCGCCTGTTTCAGGATCCGCCGGCTTCATCCCCACCTCccaatttctcaaatacaacAACTACTACTAATACTTCTCCACGAG GAAACAAAGCTCGAAAACTGGTCTTGGTTTTGGTGCCTATTATTGTGGTTGTTCTGGCTGCTCTCCTACTaattatcatcatcatcttaAGAGCAAggaattcaaataaaaaaa ATGAAATTGCAAATGAAGAATCTTTGCAGTTCGATTTTGATACAATTAAAATCGCAACCAATGGATTCTCTGATGCAAATCAACTTGGGCGAGGTGGGTTTGGAGCTGTCTATAAG GGTCGGCTTCCGGATGGACAAAACATAGCTGTGAAGAGACTATTTCAAGGCTCAAAACAAGGAGATGAGGAATTTAAGAATGAAATCGTGTTGGTGGCTAAGCTTCAACATCGAAATTTAGCTCAACTCTTGGGTTTCTGTTTCAAACAAAATGAAAAGCTCCTCATTTATGAGTTTGTGGAGAACTCCAGTCTTGAGAAATTCCTCTTTG ATCCTATCCAGCGTGAGAGTTTAGATTGGAACACTCGATACAATATTATACAAGATATTGTTCGAGGACTTGTATACCTTCACGAAGACTCTCAACTTAGAATCATTCATCGAGACCTTAAAGTCTCTAACATTTTATTAGATGCAGAAATGAATGCTAAAATTTCTGATTTTGGAACTGCAAGACTATTTGAACATGATCAAACACGAGGAGATACGAGAAAAATCGTCGGTACTTA TGGATATATGGCTCCAGAGTACGCGTGGCATGGTAAACTTTCAGTCAAATCAGATGTATTTAGTTTTGGTGTTTTAGTTTTGGAGATTCTAACTGGACAAAAGAATAATCGAGCTCAAACCAACAAGGAGATTTCTGAGTCTCTTATCAGCCAT GCATGGAGAAGTTGGCAATCAGGAAATTCACTTGATATTGTTGATCCATGTTTGAAAAGTGGTTCAAAAATTGAAATGGCTAGATGCATTCATGTTGGATTGTTATGTGTTCAAGAAAATCCACTTGAGAGGCCAACAATGACTACCGTACTTCTCATGCTTAACAGTGGTTCTACTACTCTTCCAAGACCCTCTGAACCGGCATTTTTTATCAATAGTAATTACTCTAAAATGTCTGAACAATTTGTAGATCATAGTTCAACTCAAGATGTGAACGAATTGTCAATTACTGAGTTATATCCTCGTTAG
- the LOC103489186 gene encoding cysteine-rich receptor-like protein kinase 44 isoform X4 produces the protein MRGIYHKQSHNRRRCLQSQSEPPPHHPHHRPSSPSPVSSLLNRTTHHGNKSSLSRTFIPVIVPMAVVVLLLTITIYMGQRKYSPTTRGEECQTEEEMARMGFMQYDFDTIRIGTDKFSDENKVGEGGFGAVYKGKLPNGRIVAVKRLSQASRQGDVEFKNEVVLLSKLRHRNLVKLLGFSFKENEELLIYEFLQNASLQKFIFDPLKPGGLDWTTRYKIIEGITRGLVYLHEDSRIKIVHQNLKAHNILLDAEMNAKISDSGIARLFALEQTQDDTCTIIGNVGCMAPEYIRYGHLSSKSNVFSYGVLVLEIVTGHKENYQTVSNIENTKYPLISYARRNWREGRTLLNIVDPTIEIQSETTMNEVTKCIHIGLLCTQEDVDERPKMTDVLLMLKSDLADFPNPSQPSFFMSTIS, from the exons ATGCGTGGAATATACCATAAACAATCACACAACCGACGGCGCTGCCTACAAAGCCAATCTGAACCACCTCCTCACCACCCTCACCACCGACCATCATCGCCTTCCCCTGTTTCTTCTTTGCTTAACAGAACTACCCACCATG GAAATAAAAGTAGCCTCTCTCGAACTTTTATACCTGTGATTGTGCCAATGGCTGTTGTAGTTTTACTACTGACGATCACCATCTACATGGGTCAGAGAAAATATAGTCCAACGACCCGTGGAGAAGAAT GTCAAACCGAGGAAGAAATGGCGAGAATGGGGTTTATGCAGTATGATTTCGACACCATTAGAATTGGAACAGATAAATTTTCAGATGAAAATAAAGTTGGGGAAGGTGGGTTTGGAGCTGTTTACAAG GGGAAGCTTCCAAACGGACGAATCGTAGCAGTGAAACGGCTGTCTCAAGCTTCAAGGCAGGGAGATGTTGAGTTTAAGAACGAAGTGGTTTTGCTATCTAAGCTTCGCCATCGGAATTTAGTTAAGCTTTTGGGTTTCTCCtttaaagaaaatgaagagCTTCTCATTTATGAGTTTCTGCAGAATGCAAGTCTCCAAAAATTCATTTTCG ATCCACTCAAGCCAGGAGGTTTAGATTGGACAACCCGCTACAAAATAATAGAAGGCATTACTCGGGGACTTGTTTATCTCCACGAAGACTCTCGAATCAAAATTGTTCATCAAAACCTAAAAGCTCATAACATTTTATTAGATGCAGAGATGAATGCTAAAATCTCAGATTCAGGTATTGCAAGATTATTTGCATTGGAACAAACACAAGATGATACATGTACAATAATCGGCAATGT TGGATGTATGGCACCCGAATACATACGGTATGGACATctttcatcaaaatcaaacGTCTTTAGCTATGGTGTTCTAGTTTTGGAGATTGTGACTGGACACAAAGAAAACTATCAAACTGTTAGCAACATTGAAAATACAAAATATCCTCTTATAAGCTAT GCACGGAGAAATTGGAGGGAGGGACGAACACTATTGAATATTGTAGATCCTACCATTGAAATTCAAAGTGAGACAACTATGAATGAAGTGACCAAATGCATTCATATTGGATTACTTTGCACTCAAGAAGATGTCGATGAAAGACCAAAAATGACTGATGTACTTCTCATGCTTAAAAGTGACTTGGCTGATTTTCCAAATCCCTCCCAACCTTCTTTCTTCATGAGTACTATAAGCTAA
- the LOC127144290 gene encoding cysteine-rich receptor-like protein kinase 44, which yields MAATTFVCSITLSLLVLALVNHPPLAFAQPRLSSYRCVDDTKNNRTTDLAAYKANLNHLLTTLTTDHHIDYGFYNFSYGAGENRANLIGLCRGDISPDTCRKCLNDSRDLLPVRCPTQKEAIGWYQDCMLRYSDRPILGSMELSPTIPTGYPFNASDPERFTQAATKLIASLITKASAGDSHVKFSTGNTTLPDLPTIYAFAQCTPDLSQRQCNECLTEALAIIQDCCVGTLWGRVLTPSCLFRYGNYPIIQSQPLQPPSPSPVPPLLNETTHHGNKRKLSGTFMAVIVPMAFVVVLLLTITVYLGVRKSSSKIDEEEYPTEEDMMTMGFVQFNFNTIRKATDEFSDENKLGEGGLGAVYKGKLPNGRIVAVKRLSQASGQGDVEFKNELVLVSKLHHRNLVKLLGFSFKENEKVLVYEFLHNGSLHNFIFDPLKRQSLDWATRYKIIRGITRGLTYLHEDSRIKIIHRNLKASNILLDIEMNAKISDFGIAKLFASEQTQGDTSTIKGTSGYMAPEYARHGHLSSKSDVFSFGVLVLEIVTGQRNNRTCNNIENIEDPLISYAWRNWREGTPLNIVDPSIEIQKEVENEVTRIIHVGLLCIQEKVDERPKMTTVLLMVNGDLTDFLKPSQPSFFMNASTQQNCS from the exons ATGGCTGCTACAACATTTGTTTGTTCCATTACTCTGAGTTTGTTGGTGTTGGCACTAGTTAACCATCCTCCTCTCGCATTTGCTCAGCCCAGACTGTCGAGCTATAGATGCGTGGACGATACCAAAAACAACCGCACAACAGACCTCGCTGCCTACAAAGCCAATCTGAACCACCTCCTCACCACCCTCACCACCGACCATCATATCGACTATGGCTTCTACAACTTCTCCTACGGCGCCGGCGAAAACAGAGCAAACTTGATTGGGCTCTGCAGAGGGGACATTTCGCCTGACACTTGCCGGAAATGCCTCAACGACTCCAGAGATCTTCTCCCTGTGCGATGTCCGACCCAAAAGGAAGCCATTGGATGGTACCAAGATTGCATGCTCCGTTACTCCGACCGCCCCATCCTCGGCTCCATGGAACTTTCACCCACTATTCCTACGGGGTATCCCTTCAATGCGTCGGATCCGGAACGTTTCACTCAGGCCGCTACGAAGCTGATTGCAAGTCTCATCACCAAGGCCTCCGCCGGCGATTCCCATGTGAAATTTTCTACAGGGAACACAACTCTTCCGGATTTGCCCACAATTTATGCTTTTGCGCAGTGCACCCCAGATTTGTCCCAACGGCAGTGCAACGAGTGCTTGACTGAGGCTCTGGCAATAATCCAAGACTGCTGTGTCGGAACCCTTTGGGGCAGAGTTCTTACACCCAGTTGTCTTTTTCGATATGGAAATTACCCTATCATTCAATCGCAGCCGTTGCAGCCGCCGTCGCCTTCCCCTGTACCTCCTCTGCTTAACGAAACTACCCACCACG gaaataaaagaaaactcTCCGGAACTTTCATGGCTGTGATTGTGCCAATGGCTTTTGTTGTAGTTTTACTACTGACGATCACCGTGTACTTAGGTGTGAGAAAAAGTAGCTCAAAGATCGATGAAGAAGAAT ATCCAACCGAGGAAGATATGATGACGATGGGATTCGTACAGTTCAATTTCAACACCATTAGAAAGGCAACAGACGAATTTTCAGATGAAAATAAACTTGGGGAAGGTGGGCTTGGAGCAGTTTATAAG GGGAAGCTTCCAAACGGACGAATCGTAGCGGTGAAAAGGCTGTCTCAAGCTTCAGGACAGGGAGATGTTGAGTTTAAGAACGAACTCGTTTTGGTTTCTAAGCTTCACCATCGGAATTTGGTTAAGCTTTTGGGTTTCTCCttcaaagaaaatgaaaaggtTCTCGTTTATGAGTTTTTGCACAATGGAAGCCTTCACAATTTCATTTTCG ATCCACTCAAGCGTCAAAGTTTAGATTGGGCAACTCGGTACAAAATTATAAGAGGCATTACTCGAGGACTTACTTATCTTCATGAAGATTCTCGAATCAAAATTATTCATCGAAACCTAAAAGCCAGCAACATTTTATTAGATATAGAGATGAATGCTAAAATTTCAGATTTTGGTATTGCAAAGCTATTTGCATCCGAACAAACACAAGGTGATACAAGTACGATCAAGGGCACTTC GGGGTATATGGCTCCCGAATACGCAAGGCATGGACATCTTTCCTCAAAGTCAGACGTTTTTAGCTTCGGTGTTTTAGTTTTAGAGATTGTGACCGGACAAAGAAATAACCGAACTTGCAACAACATTGAGAACATAGAAGACCCTCTTATAAGCTAT GCCTGGAGAAATTGGAGGGAGGGAACACCATTGAATATTGTAGATCCTTCTATTGAGATACAAAAGGAAGTAGAAAATGAAGTGACAAGAATCATTCATGTCGGGTTACTATGCATTCAAGAAAAGGTTGACGAAAGGCCAAAAATGACTACTGTACTTCTTATGGTCAACGGTGACTTAACTGATTTTCTTAAACCTTCCCAGCCATCTTTCTTTATGAATGCAAGTACCCAACAAAATTGCTCTTAG
- the LOC103489186 gene encoding cysteine-rich receptor-like protein kinase 44 isoform X3, with protein MRGIYHKQSHNRRRCLQSQSEPPPHHPHHRPSSPSPVSSLLNRTTHHGNKSSLSRTFIPVIVPMAVVVLLLTITIYMGQRKYSPTTRGEESTGQTEEEMARMGFMQYDFDTIRIGTDKFSDENKVGEGGFGAVYKGKLPNGRIVAVKRLSQASRQGDVEFKNEVVLLSKLRHRNLVKLLGFSFKENEELLIYEFLQNASLQKFIFDPLKPGGLDWTTRYKIIEGITRGLVYLHEDSRIKIVHQNLKAHNILLDAEMNAKISDSGIARLFALEQTQDDTCTIIGNVGCMAPEYIRYGHLSSKSNVFSYGVLVLEIVTGHKENYQTVSNIENTKYPLISYARRNWREGRTLLNIVDPTIEIQSETTMNEVTKCIHIGLLCTQEDVDERPKMTDVLLMLKSDLADFPNPSQPSFFMSTIS; from the exons ATGCGTGGAATATACCATAAACAATCACACAACCGACGGCGCTGCCTACAAAGCCAATCTGAACCACCTCCTCACCACCCTCACCACCGACCATCATCGCCTTCCCCTGTTTCTTCTTTGCTTAACAGAACTACCCACCATG GAAATAAAAGTAGCCTCTCTCGAACTTTTATACCTGTGATTGTGCCAATGGCTGTTGTAGTTTTACTACTGACGATCACCATCTACATGGGTCAGAGAAAATATAGTCCAACGACCCGTGGAGAAGAAT CGACAGGTCAAACCGAGGAAGAAATGGCGAGAATGGGGTTTATGCAGTATGATTTCGACACCATTAGAATTGGAACAGATAAATTTTCAGATGAAAATAAAGTTGGGGAAGGTGGGTTTGGAGCTGTTTACAAG GGGAAGCTTCCAAACGGACGAATCGTAGCAGTGAAACGGCTGTCTCAAGCTTCAAGGCAGGGAGATGTTGAGTTTAAGAACGAAGTGGTTTTGCTATCTAAGCTTCGCCATCGGAATTTAGTTAAGCTTTTGGGTTTCTCCtttaaagaaaatgaagagCTTCTCATTTATGAGTTTCTGCAGAATGCAAGTCTCCAAAAATTCATTTTCG ATCCACTCAAGCCAGGAGGTTTAGATTGGACAACCCGCTACAAAATAATAGAAGGCATTACTCGGGGACTTGTTTATCTCCACGAAGACTCTCGAATCAAAATTGTTCATCAAAACCTAAAAGCTCATAACATTTTATTAGATGCAGAGATGAATGCTAAAATCTCAGATTCAGGTATTGCAAGATTATTTGCATTGGAACAAACACAAGATGATACATGTACAATAATCGGCAATGT TGGATGTATGGCACCCGAATACATACGGTATGGACATctttcatcaaaatcaaacGTCTTTAGCTATGGTGTTCTAGTTTTGGAGATTGTGACTGGACACAAAGAAAACTATCAAACTGTTAGCAACATTGAAAATACAAAATATCCTCTTATAAGCTAT GCACGGAGAAATTGGAGGGAGGGACGAACACTATTGAATATTGTAGATCCTACCATTGAAATTCAAAGTGAGACAACTATGAATGAAGTGACCAAATGCATTCATATTGGATTACTTTGCACTCAAGAAGATGTCGATGAAAGACCAAAAATGACTGATGTACTTCTCATGCTTAAAAGTGACTTGGCTGATTTTCCAAATCCCTCCCAACCTTCTTTCTTCATGAGTACTATAAGCTAA
- the LOC103489186 gene encoding cysteine-rich receptor-like protein kinase 44 isoform X2: MRGIYHKQSHNRRRCLQSQSEPPPHHPHHRPSSPSPVSSLLNRTTHHGNKSSLSRTFIPVIVPMAVVVLLLTITIYMGQRKYSPTTRGEECMLIKLVFLFFKLNQPLEMDLKFPSTIIPCFEATGQTEEEMARMGFMQYDFDTIRIGTDKFSDENKVGEGGFGAVYKGKLPNGRIVAVKRLSQASRQGDVEFKNEVVLLSKLRHRNLVKLLGFSFKENEELLIYEFLQNASLQKFIFDPLKPGGLDWTTRYKIIEGITRGLVYLHEDSRIKIVHQNLKAHNILLDAEMNAKISDSGIARLFALEQTQDDTCTIIGNVGCMAPEYIRYGHLSSKSNVFSYGVLVLEIVTGHKENYQTVSNIENTKYPLISYARRNWREGRTLLNIVDPTIEIQSETTMNEVTKCIHIGLLCTQEDVDERPKMTDVLLMLKSDLADFPNPSQPSFFMSTIS; encoded by the exons ATGCGTGGAATATACCATAAACAATCACACAACCGACGGCGCTGCCTACAAAGCCAATCTGAACCACCTCCTCACCACCCTCACCACCGACCATCATCGCCTTCCCCTGTTTCTTCTTTGCTTAACAGAACTACCCACCATG GAAATAAAAGTAGCCTCTCTCGAACTTTTATACCTGTGATTGTGCCAATGGCTGTTGTAGTTTTACTACTGACGATCACCATCTACATGGGTCAGAGAAAATATAGTCCAACGACCCGTGGAGAAGAATGTATGCTGATTaaattagtttttctttttttcaaattaaaccaGCCACTGGAAATGGATCTCAAGTTCCCATCCACTATTATCCCATGTTTTGAAGCGACAGGTCAAACCGAGGAAGAAATGGCGAGAATGGGGTTTATGCAGTATGATTTCGACACCATTAGAATTGGAACAGATAAATTTTCAGATGAAAATAAAGTTGGGGAAGGTGGGTTTGGAGCTGTTTACAAG GGGAAGCTTCCAAACGGACGAATCGTAGCAGTGAAACGGCTGTCTCAAGCTTCAAGGCAGGGAGATGTTGAGTTTAAGAACGAAGTGGTTTTGCTATCTAAGCTTCGCCATCGGAATTTAGTTAAGCTTTTGGGTTTCTCCtttaaagaaaatgaagagCTTCTCATTTATGAGTTTCTGCAGAATGCAAGTCTCCAAAAATTCATTTTCG ATCCACTCAAGCCAGGAGGTTTAGATTGGACAACCCGCTACAAAATAATAGAAGGCATTACTCGGGGACTTGTTTATCTCCACGAAGACTCTCGAATCAAAATTGTTCATCAAAACCTAAAAGCTCATAACATTTTATTAGATGCAGAGATGAATGCTAAAATCTCAGATTCAGGTATTGCAAGATTATTTGCATTGGAACAAACACAAGATGATACATGTACAATAATCGGCAATGT TGGATGTATGGCACCCGAATACATACGGTATGGACATctttcatcaaaatcaaacGTCTTTAGCTATGGTGTTCTAGTTTTGGAGATTGTGACTGGACACAAAGAAAACTATCAAACTGTTAGCAACATTGAAAATACAAAATATCCTCTTATAAGCTAT GCACGGAGAAATTGGAGGGAGGGACGAACACTATTGAATATTGTAGATCCTACCATTGAAATTCAAAGTGAGACAACTATGAATGAAGTGACCAAATGCATTCATATTGGATTACTTTGCACTCAAGAAGATGTCGATGAAAGACCAAAAATGACTGATGTACTTCTCATGCTTAAAAGTGACTTGGCTGATTTTCCAAATCCCTCCCAACCTTCTTTCTTCATGAGTACTATAAGCTAA
- the LOC103489186 gene encoding cysteine-rich receptor-like protein kinase 44 isoform X1: MHVMKFLGPFDLRFKNLIFKKDFNRKNKTMAASTFVFSITTLSLLVLVLALINHPPLAFAQPRFSRYVCVEYTINNHTTDGAAYKANLNHLLTTLTTDHHRLPLFLLCLTELPTMPLEMDLKFPSTIIPCFEATGQTEEEMARMGFMQYDFDTIRIGTDKFSDENKVGEGGFGAVYKGKLPNGRIVAVKRLSQASRQGDVEFKNEVVLLSKLRHRNLVKLLGFSFKENEELLIYEFLQNASLQKFIFDPLKPGGLDWTTRYKIIEGITRGLVYLHEDSRIKIVHQNLKAHNILLDAEMNAKISDSGIARLFALEQTQDDTCTIIGNVGCMAPEYIRYGHLSSKSNVFSYGVLVLEIVTGHKENYQTVSNIENTKYPLISYARRNWREGRTLLNIVDPTIEIQSETTMNEVTKCIHIGLLCTQEDVDERPKMTDVLLMLKSDLADFPNPSQPSFFMSTIS, translated from the exons ATGCATGTAATGAAGTTTTTAGGCCCCTTTGATTTGCGATTCAAAAATTTGATCTTTAAAAAAGATTTcaatagaaaaaacaaaacaatggcTGCTTCAACATTTGTTTTTTCCATTACTACTCTGAGTTTGTTGGTGTTGGTGTTGGCACTAATTAACCATCCTCCTCTCGCATTTGCTCAGCCCAGATTCTCGAGGTATGTATGCGTGGAATATACCATAAACAATCACACAACCGACGGCGCTGCCTACAAAGCCAATCTGAACCACCTCCTCACCACCCTCACCACCGACCATCATCGCCTTCCCCTGTTTCTTCTTTGCTTAACAGAACTACCCACCATG CCACTGGAAATGGATCTCAAGTTCCCATCCACTATTATCCCATGTTTTGAAGCGACAGGTCAAACCGAGGAAGAAATGGCGAGAATGGGGTTTATGCAGTATGATTTCGACACCATTAGAATTGGAACAGATAAATTTTCAGATGAAAATAAAGTTGGGGAAGGTGGGTTTGGAGCTGTTTACAAG GGGAAGCTTCCAAACGGACGAATCGTAGCAGTGAAACGGCTGTCTCAAGCTTCAAGGCAGGGAGATGTTGAGTTTAAGAACGAAGTGGTTTTGCTATCTAAGCTTCGCCATCGGAATTTAGTTAAGCTTTTGGGTTTCTCCtttaaagaaaatgaagagCTTCTCATTTATGAGTTTCTGCAGAATGCAAGTCTCCAAAAATTCATTTTCG ATCCACTCAAGCCAGGAGGTTTAGATTGGACAACCCGCTACAAAATAATAGAAGGCATTACTCGGGGACTTGTTTATCTCCACGAAGACTCTCGAATCAAAATTGTTCATCAAAACCTAAAAGCTCATAACATTTTATTAGATGCAGAGATGAATGCTAAAATCTCAGATTCAGGTATTGCAAGATTATTTGCATTGGAACAAACACAAGATGATACATGTACAATAATCGGCAATGT TGGATGTATGGCACCCGAATACATACGGTATGGACATctttcatcaaaatcaaacGTCTTTAGCTATGGTGTTCTAGTTTTGGAGATTGTGACTGGACACAAAGAAAACTATCAAACTGTTAGCAACATTGAAAATACAAAATATCCTCTTATAAGCTAT GCACGGAGAAATTGGAGGGAGGGACGAACACTATTGAATATTGTAGATCCTACCATTGAAATTCAAAGTGAGACAACTATGAATGAAGTGACCAAATGCATTCATATTGGATTACTTTGCACTCAAGAAGATGTCGATGAAAGACCAAAAATGACTGATGTACTTCTCATGCTTAAAAGTGACTTGGCTGATTTTCCAAATCCCTCCCAACCTTCTTTCTTCATGAGTACTATAAGCTAA